In Gallaecimonas xiamenensis 3-C-1, one DNA window encodes the following:
- a CDS encoding flagellar assembly protein T N-terminal domain-containing protein has translation MVVLTRFWLLWLCCAPLQAAWYNGTGTAPVINDNQALARQQAARAALRDALLQAGASVSLMGEVADGTLTDSLFQVRAQGHINQVQKLEEHIKDDRVTVTLRADIWNDGALCDSHLTSKSLVLVPFSLKEPQQSAWGALEALPQVLSQRLLAELTQASADFLPKTLLPAPLALDPDQLALADRQALQALALQYQAQYLVLGRISNLALGRVEGGLLSKDQLVRQFAMELYLIDGISGLPILSRPYQSRTYWPFALNARVGAGSDQLWQSAYGLEIQRLLRQGVEDMSEALKCVRPKARVVRVGHDSLDVAMGARQGVRIGDVFRLLHQYHLGGDQGYSSLDEEQRELEVVQVFPDHSQLAPQNGDMPMNIQIRDLVQLDSFWE, from the coding sequence ATGGTGGTACTGACCCGCTTTTGGCTGCTGTGGCTGTGCTGCGCGCCGCTGCAGGCCGCCTGGTACAACGGCACCGGCACCGCCCCTGTCATCAACGACAACCAGGCCCTGGCCCGCCAACAGGCAGCCAGGGCGGCCCTGCGCGACGCCCTGCTGCAAGCCGGCGCTTCGGTGTCGCTGATGGGAGAAGTGGCCGACGGCACCCTGACCGACAGCCTGTTTCAGGTACGGGCCCAAGGCCATATCAACCAGGTGCAAAAGCTCGAAGAACACATAAAGGACGACAGGGTCACCGTGACCCTGCGGGCCGATATCTGGAACGACGGCGCCCTTTGCGACAGCCACCTGACCAGCAAGTCCCTGGTGCTGGTTCCCTTTAGCCTCAAAGAACCACAGCAGTCGGCCTGGGGCGCCCTCGAAGCGCTGCCCCAGGTGTTGAGCCAACGGCTGCTGGCGGAACTGACCCAGGCCAGTGCCGACTTCCTGCCCAAGACTCTGTTGCCGGCCCCCCTGGCTTTGGACCCGGACCAACTGGCCCTGGCCGACCGCCAGGCCCTCCAAGCCCTGGCCCTGCAATACCAGGCCCAATACCTGGTGCTGGGCCGTATCAGCAACCTGGCCCTTGGCCGGGTCGAAGGGGGCCTGCTGAGCAAGGACCAACTGGTACGCCAGTTCGCCATGGAGCTCTACCTTATCGACGGTATCTCCGGCCTGCCCATCCTCAGCCGCCCCTACCAGAGCCGCACCTACTGGCCTTTCGCCCTCAATGCACGGGTGGGGGCAGGCAGCGACCAGCTGTGGCAGTCGGCCTATGGCCTGGAGATCCAGCGGCTGCTGCGCCAGGGGGTGGAAGACATGAGCGAGGCCCTCAAATGCGTGCGCCCCAAGGCCAGGGTGGTCAGGGTCGGCCACGACAGCCTGGACGTGGCCATGGGGGCCCGCCAGGGAGTGCGTATCGGTGACGTGTTTCGGTTGCTCCACCAATACCACCTGGGGGGCGATCAGGGTTACAGCAGCCTGGATGAGGAGCAACGGGAACTCGAAGTGGTACAGGTTTTTCCCGACCACAGCCAACTGGCCCCACAAAACGGCGATATGCCGATGAACATCCAGATCCGCGATCTGGTGCAACTGGACAGCTTCTGGGAGTAA
- a CDS encoding TetR-like C-terminal domain-containing protein gives MGRRNDHSSEEFDQMVLQAAWGHLQENSADSLSLRKLAGLIGYAPSTLVSTYGSYSLLLLRVNGHTLELLAQALAPDPQLPPREQLLHLALGYLQFARQHPHAFRLVFEHKMPQSQGLPVSFTRQLEGLFGRIEGPLAALQPGLARDHLKLYARTLWASVHGICLLDIDDKLFFEGGDGQAMVATLLGQMLDKEPS, from the coding sequence ATGGGACGCCGTAACGACCACAGCAGCGAAGAATTCGACCAGATGGTGCTGCAAGCCGCCTGGGGCCACCTGCAGGAAAACAGTGCCGACAGCCTGAGCCTGAGGAAGCTGGCCGGCCTTATCGGCTATGCCCCCAGCACCCTGGTGTCCACCTACGGCAGCTACAGCCTGCTGCTGCTAAGGGTCAACGGCCACACCTTGGAGCTGCTGGCCCAGGCCCTGGCCCCAGACCCGCAGTTGCCCCCCAGGGAACAGCTGCTGCACCTGGCCCTTGGCTACCTGCAGTTTGCCCGCCAGCACCCCCACGCCTTTCGCCTGGTGTTCGAACACAAGATGCCCCAAAGCCAGGGGCTACCCGTTTCCTTTACCCGGCAGCTGGAAGGCTTGTTCGGCCGCATCGAAGGGCCCCTGGCCGCCTTGCAGCCCGGCCTGGCCCGGGACCACCTCAAGCTGTATGCCCGTACCCTTTGGGCCAGCGTCCACGGTATCTGCCTGTTGGATATCGACGATAAACTCTTCTTCGAGGGCGGTGACGGCCAGGCCATGGTAGCCACCCTCTTGGGTCAGATGTTAGACAAGGAGCCGTCATGA
- a CDS encoding LPP20 family lipoprotein, whose protein sequence is MRYFLLCLTLLLAACSSETLVRYQLKAPEKAPLLKATGYAPIDAQPGPSYEEKLMQAMDASRLDAYRRLAEQLYGQQLRGQARLSGDSLGRKTLDARVQGVVRGATLVANYIEGKFYTTKLQLDTAVLADLGSVESQPVETEQKWWY, encoded by the coding sequence ATGCGATATTTCCTGCTTTGCCTGACCCTGCTGCTGGCGGCCTGCAGCAGCGAAACCCTGGTGCGCTATCAGCTCAAGGCGCCGGAAAAGGCGCCCCTGCTCAAGGCCACCGGCTATGCCCCCATCGACGCCCAACCCGGCCCCAGCTACGAAGAAAAACTGATGCAGGCCATGGACGCCTCACGCCTTGACGCCTACCGGCGCCTGGCCGAACAGCTGTACGGCCAGCAACTCAGGGGCCAGGCCAGGCTCAGCGGCGACAGCCTGGGCCGCAAGACCCTGGATGCCAGGGTCCAGGGAGTGGTGCGGGGTGCCACCCTGGTGGCCAACTACATCGAAGGCAAGTTCTACACCACCAAGTTGCAGCTGGATACGGCGGTACTGGCAGACCTTGGCAGTGTCGAAAGCCAGCCGGTGGAAACGGAGCAAAAATGGTGGTACTGA
- a CDS encoding ATP-binding protein — protein MLSSIKGKLLLAIATMQIAVLIAAMLATAWVFDRGLETYQASVEEQRLTPIVQSLGDAYQSHGNSWQWLYDDRCFVFSLIQRYLLEGTAPGPVCQNTERGLTMKFDDGQAHFNGGKPLLDWEFRPAPPHPMPMPPVGGEEDSGSLLSPMVYVFDADGDRVAGPPRASSHIQYKAIMAGEQLVGYLGYVPRTMLGQSIVRAFKQQQLWGYLVVLVVAMVLTVGVAIVLARWFGSPVQRLADGTRALTQGESNVRVEVAGRDEFARLARDFNRLSDTLQQNREARQQWIADISHDLRTPLSVLKGELEAHQDGIRTWTPQSLSSLICEVNQLVRLVDDLHVLTVSEMGAVNYQFKPLDLSQMLWRNLELYAAGLSRKGLRLSVNIKNNLWVLGDSGYLSRLLDNLMKNTLAYTDSPGKLHIELAASGGEVLLHWADSSPGVSEASLSRLTERLYRDERSRNKGSGGSGLGLAIAEAIVQAHGGLMQAQHSALGGLSWIIRMPQEEQNGDE, from the coding sequence TTGCTGAGCAGTATCAAAGGCAAGCTGCTGCTGGCCATCGCCACCATGCAAATCGCCGTGCTGATCGCGGCCATGCTGGCCACCGCCTGGGTTTTTGACCGGGGCCTGGAAACCTATCAGGCATCGGTGGAAGAGCAGCGCCTGACCCCCATAGTCCAGTCCCTGGGCGACGCCTATCAAAGCCACGGTAACAGTTGGCAATGGCTTTACGACGACCGCTGTTTTGTCTTTTCGCTGATCCAGCGCTACCTGCTGGAAGGCACCGCTCCCGGTCCCGTCTGCCAGAACACCGAGCGGGGCCTGACCATGAAATTTGACGACGGCCAGGCCCACTTCAACGGCGGCAAACCGCTGTTGGACTGGGAATTTCGGCCGGCGCCCCCACACCCCATGCCCATGCCGCCGGTGGGCGGCGAAGAGGACAGCGGTTCCCTGCTGTCCCCCATGGTTTACGTCTTTGACGCCGACGGCGACCGGGTGGCAGGACCGCCCCGGGCCAGCAGCCATATCCAGTACAAGGCCATCATGGCCGGCGAGCAACTGGTGGGCTACCTGGGCTATGTGCCGCGCACCATGCTGGGCCAGAGCATAGTGCGGGCCTTCAAACAGCAACAGCTCTGGGGCTACCTGGTGGTGTTGGTGGTGGCCATGGTGCTGACGGTGGGGGTGGCCATAGTGCTGGCCCGCTGGTTCGGCAGCCCGGTACAGCGGCTGGCGGACGGCACCCGGGCCCTGACCCAGGGGGAGAGCAACGTCCGGGTAGAGGTGGCTGGCCGCGACGAATTTGCCCGCCTGGCCCGTGATTTCAACCGCCTTTCCGACACCTTGCAGCAAAACCGTGAGGCCCGCCAGCAATGGATAGCGGACATCAGCCATGACCTGCGCACCCCCCTGTCGGTGCTCAAGGGGGAGCTTGAGGCTCACCAGGACGGCATCCGCACTTGGACACCCCAAAGCCTGTCTTCCCTTATCTGTGAGGTGAACCAACTGGTGCGGCTGGTGGACGATCTGCACGTGCTGACGGTATCGGAGATGGGCGCAGTCAACTACCAGTTCAAACCGCTGGACCTGTCGCAGATGCTGTGGCGCAACCTGGAACTTTATGCCGCCGGCCTGAGTCGCAAGGGACTGCGGCTGTCGGTCAACATCAAGAACAACCTCTGGGTGCTGGGAGACAGCGGCTACCTGTCGCGGCTGCTGGACAACCTGATGAAAAACACCCTGGCCTACACCGACAGCCCCGGCAAGCTGCACATCGAGCTGGCCGCCAGCGGCGGTGAGGTGCTGTTGCATTGGGCCGATTCCAGCCCAGGGGTCAGCGAGGCCTCCTTGAGCCGCTTGACCGAAAGGCTCTACCGGGACGAACGCTCCCGCAACAAGGGCAGTGGTGGCTCTGGCCTTGGTCTGGCCATCGCCGAAGCCATAGTCCAGGCCCATGGGGGGCTGATGCAGGCGCAGCACAGCGCCCTGGGCGGCCTGTCTTGGATCATCCGCATGCCACAGGAAGAACAAAATGGAGACGAATAA
- a CDS encoding flagellar basal body L-ring protein FlgH, whose translation MAPYLLALGLLLPLCLAGCASDGPAAPPKGAEARALPAPGTPVTQLEEPDPDDPYYAALEPEPEPLAVAPTGSLFNPNQARSLYVEHSHFRVGDIISVQLAESTKATKKGSTQLKKSSDFSLDPIGVPGGNLTLAGREVNLDLSQDQEFKGDGSASQSNDFEGELTVTVMRVMRNDNLLVRGDKWLLINNGKEYIRLTGIIRAKDITPDNTVQSTKIANARIEYSGSGALANSQRLGWLTDKLNNPSVWPF comes from the coding sequence ATGGCCCCTTACCTGCTTGCCCTGGGATTATTGCTGCCGCTGTGCCTGGCCGGTTGTGCCAGCGACGGCCCGGCGGCCCCGCCCAAAGGCGCCGAGGCCCGCGCCTTGCCGGCCCCCGGCACCCCGGTCACCCAACTGGAGGAACCGGACCCGGACGATCCTTATTACGCCGCCCTGGAACCCGAACCTGAACCCCTGGCCGTCGCCCCCACCGGCTCCCTGTTCAACCCCAACCAGGCCCGCAGCCTCTACGTGGAGCACTCCCATTTTCGGGTGGGAGACATCATCTCGGTGCAACTGGCCGAGTCCACCAAGGCCACCAAAAAGGGCAGCACCCAGCTCAAGAAAAGCAGCGACTTCAGCCTCGATCCCATAGGGGTACCGGGGGGCAACCTGACCCTGGCCGGCCGGGAAGTGAACCTGGATCTGAGCCAGGACCAGGAATTCAAAGGAGACGGCAGTGCTAGCCAAAGCAACGATTTCGAAGGGGAACTGACGGTGACGGTGATGCGGGTGATGCGCAACGACAACCTGCTGGTGCGGGGGGACAAGTGGCTGCTGATCAACAACGGCAAGGAATACATCCGCCTTACCGGCATTATCCGCGCCAAGGACATCACTCCCGACAACACGGTGCAGTCCACCAAGATAGCCAATGCCCGCATCGAATATTCCGGCAGCGGCGCCCTGGCCAACAGCCAGCGCCTGGGCTGGCTCACCGACAAGCTCAACAACCCCAGCGTATGGCCCTTCTGA